TCACCTGGACAAAGAGCAGGAAACTTCAACAACCCGGAGAAACATCCCCAAACTGAATCAGCTGCAAACATGTATTACAGTACACTTTGAAAGAGCATATTAAAATCCTTAGTAAATGGTTTTTAATTTCACCTCGCATCTTTTACTTGAGAtcgccagtaggtggcagtatttTAGCTAAAAATGTTTTAGCTACTATTggaaaacagaagaagaagaagattcctGCAATAAGCGGTTTCCGGGTGTTGGTgcctgtttgtctttttttttttgttagttttattGTCGGCTGTGTTAAACACGCTCGTTTTTGTTCAGGATGTTGCTGGTTTTCTCGGAGGAACATAAAGAGCATCTGTCTTTTCTGCCGAAGGTTGACGCTACAGGTACATTAGCTGAAGTCACCGGACAGAACAAACGATGAGTGTGCTATtaaaaacacagactgcaaaTTGTGCATAGCCTATATGGTCCATCAGTTTAAAAGAAATTACTTTTCTTGGCActttgtcataagctttctctaaatccacaaacccaCAATGTAACAACTTAggacaaacattgcatctgttgtgctcctttctttttttttgggggggggggggggggggtaatgaaaccatattactgttcacagatcttcacttCTTTTCTCAGCCTGGATTCCTCATGACATAACATGCTAATGCAGCTGTGCACATGATCTTTAttattaaatataatgcaatgcaaaTACCcacggccgtatgagcataacaatagaaaacggaatgtgacattttgacctcttaaaataggccaaggttagccatctttgaactagtccgaggtctgtgtcccaagaatgttccgtgtgaatttgaagatcctggcagtaataggattgGACCTAAGCTGAGCACAGAGGGACTGACGGATGCAAGGCCTTCGTAGTACCCGATGGCCAGACTTCacgcctcaggcatcctctcgctttccaagattttattaaacaatctggttaaaacTCTACTGCCTTCTCTCTTTcagctctctctcctctccttcatacttactaatcccttgcactttctgatttcctttgaccacatcatccagccttctctctCGCTCTTAAtttatcagctcttcaaaatactcCCTCCATCTCAACAcgttctcctcacttgtcagtgcATTACTATCTGCATCCTTTTATCACTCTAATTTGCTGTACGTCTTTTCAATTTTCCAGCTCGGTCCTCTGTCTGGGCAAAAtgtgtacaagtccttttctccttactTCATGTTAAACTTAATGTCCTTGTATTCCTGTCTGCTTTCATCATCTTTCCAACTCTCTGTTCTTTTTTGCCAACTTGTTCTTTCTTATACTTTCCtagacatcttcattccaccaagtttcTTTGTCTTCCTTACTCTGCCCTCTACCCACTACCTTCCTAGCTCTCTCTCTCACTACATCTCtgctacttttccagttgtccaaaatcactCCACCCTGTGCCTGTTTGACCTCttccctgaatttcacacaatagtcttcctctttccaccatctgatccttctaTCAGCTCTCACTATTTCTCCTCCTCACCtccaaagtcatcctacaaaccgtcATCCGATGCTATCTAGCTACACGCttccctgccaccaccttatagTCTCCCATTTCTGTTAGGTTGCATCTCCTACATAGAATGTTGTCCACCTTCCTTCCTTCACTCTTATCCATCACCCTGTGCTCCTTCTTAAAATAAGTATTCaagacagccatttccatcctttttgtaaaatccttccacattcctctccTTAAAACTGTATTGACCTATTACTTCATTATCACTTTTCAAGTCCAttccaatcaccactctttcatgcttgggtacactcCCTATCCCCTCATGGAACTCATTCCAGAAATATTCTttgtccttcatctcacaacctacctgtggggcatatgcagtgatgacattcatcatcactgcatcaatttccaacttccccactcatcaccctgtcaaaagcttacttaacctccaacacacttttaatatagtcTACCTTTAGAATGAttccaacaccatttctcctcccatccacacATGACACAACAACTTGAAGCCACCTCAGAGGCTCCTGGCCTTACTTACCTTCCACATGGTCTCTTGTACACACTGTACAAGAGACATATTCTATCCCTTTACAGTCATACAGTACTGCCAACATTTAAAGTCccaaatcacttccaaatttctAACTTTTCTCCTCTTGCACTGCCTTTGGATACGTTGTCCACTACTAccacttcttcacccagcagtagccccatTTCTGCGCTACCGGTCGCTGTTGTCTAACAGCACCGGTAGCAACCCTGGCTTTGACTGATGCGCtatggaaattcagtttgtgaCTTGCATGTTTTATGTGACAAGATTTagactggatgtccttcctgatatcaggtgtAAATATAGATTGGCACTCAGAAGGTAATGACACATCAATAAATTTACAGTTTTGGACAGCTTGTATTTTTCTGCAGGTAGTACTTCATTAGAAGAATAGTGATTGCACcatgtttttacaaaaaaaaggtCATAATGCCTCTATTTGTTTTTAACAGTTGTTTCTGAGTTTGGTCGCATTGCATTGGAGTTCCTAAAGAGAGGCACCAGCCCAAAGGTGTATGAGGGAGCTGCCAGTAAGAGAATACACACTCAGCACACCACATACACATGTTTTCAGTGGCTACATGTACTAAGGGAGATGTATCTCAAAACATAAATTCCACAAGTTCAGCAAGAGAAGTAGTAGATGCATAGAAATGAtgatcagccaatcagaggcatATCATCTCCCCTATAGCAGGAGGTAGGAATGGAAGACTTGGATGGGTTGAATACCATCTCCCATGCAAAAGTCACTGAGACAGCCAAAAAAAACTCCTCAGTGGCACATCAGCAGGAGTGGATGAGATTCACCCGGAtttgttgttgggctgtcatggctgacacgcCTATACGATGCTGTATGGAAGTCAATGTAGAATTAGGCCCATAATCTGTATATTTTGACATTGGGTAGGCTTTATTTTAGTGGTTTCTCACAGTATATTTGAGTTgaaagcaaataaagaaaatgatttCATTGTATAaactgtaaactttaaattggtGGATAATTAGATCTACATCTTGTGAACTATGaagcatttgtttaatttttttgtactgCACCACTCATTTGTAGTATGTAGTTACCTGtgtgaaaataaacaaacaaacaaaaaaagtaattggacagttgACCGCTGAGCtgtatgttacacccttattgtTTCATTGATAATTTAACAGATAAAGTCAAATTCAAGtattaaatatttaattaaatttagttaATATCTGTATGGCATGGTGCAATGTAGTGCCTACAGCAGGCTAACCTCAAAAACACCATGACCCACTTGACTGACACTAGTAAGGACTCCGAGGCTTCAGTGGCTGCGATGGCAGagagaattattttttttaatttattgcggGAAAAATGGTCTTTTCTTCATTAAAAAGAAGCTGATCATTCTCCTCTTCTGCAGTAAACCTTGTGGCattcttgtttttctttgtgTCGTACACTTCTGACACTACAAACACTTGTAATAGAAAAAAAATTGTACCTTGAACTTTCAGCTGTCAACATGTTAATCTATAATGTCATACTTACTGCAGGAAAGCTCAATGTTCCTGTGGAGGTGGTGCAGCATGGAGTGGAAGGCCTGATGTATCTGATGACAGAAAGCTCCAAACACatggtaaataaaaaaaatatatatatatatgtgtgtgtgtgtgtgtgttcattttctgAACCCTCTTGTTCCAGttaagaccctatcccagctttcatttggcaaaaaaaaagggCGTACACTCTGGACAAGCCACCGGTCAATAGCATGGTcatcacatgtagacagacaaacattttGACACTTGCACTCGCACCTTTAGTCAATTGAGAGTCACCacctcacctaacctgcatgtctttggaagtatatataatatgtatatgacattcccttacaatgcaagtgGACTCTGGTGCACCTCatttgagtctccctaagtaacccttCATTGAGCACAAAATcactccagtggtacccaaggttcatccaaagagacctagttccAAACATATTATTTGTCACCTTAGTGTCACTGGTCAGCATCCACGCTCGCAACTATACAGTAAGATAGGTAGCACCAGCAtcctaaagatttggacctttCCCCTTCTGCAAAAAATAACAGcaatgccaaacacctctgtccagagatCTTGTGGTCTTCAGGCTTCTctgtccgaaccacctcagctggcttctttcaacgcgaaggagcagcgactctactccgaggtccccacggatgaccgaacttctcaccctatctctaagggagacaccagccaccctcctgaggaagcccatttcagccacttgtacccgtgatcttgttctttcggtaatgacccaaccctcatggccataggtgagagtaggaacaaagattgaccagtatatTGAGAGCTATGCCTTTTGGctgagctcccttttcatcacaacagtagagCGAATACAATACCTCCCCTGCtacaccgattctctggccagtctcacgctccatcgtcccctcactcgtgaacaagaccccgaggtacttgaacttcttcacttggggcaaggcctgttccctacccggagtagggaACACGTGTAGTAGTAGTGAtgtgaccctgagcccaccaaaccggaaaccctcgggtgaagagagaggcagagctgtcaactgatcaccatctggtggtgagttggatcagagggtgggggaggactttggagcagcctctgctgtggcagaggcaaagcagcaggtgtgggaggagttcggagcaaccacgGAGAAGTAAACTCTTCCTTAATGACAAAAGTACCTACACTGCATGGTCTCAGGGCTTCCTTAGCGGCACTGCTGTTATTAAAATACCAAGTCCGGCAGTGCTGCTCTGGACATTGAAGCCATGATCCAACAACCTGCAGCCCCTGACTTCTTGCGAAGTTGAGGACCGCTGAGCCATTTTTGCAACTGTTACCAGTTCCATGACGACTAGTACAGTCCTCATAGCCCGAACCTCAGCCAATATAGTGGAAGATGGTTTCAACAGTAAATCACGGGGCTCAGCTATATTTTAAAACACGTGCAATTTTAAATAAACATGGTTCCCTTTGAATGTCATGCCAGCTATTTATAATACCTATAATAAAACCATTATTTATATacgagaagtgggcagctgaatttaagaggggcagagagagccttgaagacgacccaaggtctgggtggcttgcaacagccacaacccagaaaaacattgaccttgttcatgaaatggtgatgggcgACAGACGAtcaacgattaatcagctagcagatgctgtgggaatatcccgtgagagaattgaacacattctgcatgaagaacttggaatgtcaaaggtgttagctcggtgggtgccacgtcttctgatgcctgatcagaaatgcaccaggctagtcatgtcgaaggcaaacttggcgcaatttgaagaggatccagccaattgcATGGAACGTTTTcatacccaggatgagtgttgggttcaccactttgaaccagagacaaaaaaacaatcaatgcagtggaaacacccaaggtcaccacctccaaagaaggccaaggtcgttttgtctgcggggaaggtcatggtttcagttttctgggatgccaagggcattgtgttcgtggactatcttgaaaagggacaaaccataaatggacagtactattctaacctactgagacagttgcgcgaggctatcaaaaagaagcgaccaggaaagctgacgaaaggggtgctgttccatcaagacaatgccccagctcacaagtcaacagtgaccatggccactatccacgagtgtgtattcgaactggtagatcacccaccatactctcctgacttggcaccctcggactttcatctgttcccaaacctggaaaaaaaacttggctgggaagcactatcggagcaatgatgaggtgatggctgccgttgaggactattttgactctcaagatgaaagcttctatgccaagggaatcgaagcactcaagcactgctggaagaagtgtgtggagttacagggagactatgtagaaaaataaccctgaatttgttcaattcgacaactgcatcatagtcagccttagaacttttcagcctaccctcgtataataCCTTGTTAGTCATAGTAACCATTAGTGTCTTTCTTTATAGATTTCAGAAGTGAACTTCCTGGACTCACTGTTGGTTTTAGGGTTTGGGGATGAGCTGAATCAGATCCTTTTACAGGTAAATgtaaaattttaatttaaaaaaaaaaatgcatggagaTGTTGTTCAAGTGTGTAGAGATATAAAATGTAGCATAGTGCTGGTGACATTTGTTATCTTGTGTTGAGCATGAAAGGACACTTAAAGCAAGAATAACTGTCACGTGCTATCTAAAATGTCGCTAAAGCTTATTAGTCCATCTAATAATACAGttacaataaaaaaatgaaaatatccTCCTTAATAAGTCGGTATTTTTACTTTTAACAGTGAATTATTACGTATTTCAGTTGAGTGCTTTTGTATTTGTGTTGCAGCTCTACCTGCAGCATCGCAACCAGATCCGTAGCATCCTGAGTCTGCTGCCATCCAACCTGCCTGCTTATCATAACCTGGAATGGAGACTGGATGTACAGGTGTGAGACTGGATCATTTATTACTACCTCATCAGAAGAAGTGGCTAATACTGATTTATTAATTTGTACATAATTAAAATATATCTATAATTACACAAATTTATATAAACATATGAACATAGAAatgaatagtgtgtgtgtgtgtgtgtgtgtaaatgtacacagaaataaatgtgcaaataaatGTGAAAGTAAGTAAAATGCAGTGAAGCAGAGAaggatatttgttttttttttaaagcagacaTTCCAGCTGCATCTGCCAGAAGGAACACGGGAGACTCAAACCTTGGCTTTATGTCttcttgtaaaacaaacaaaaatccttctctgttccactctacAGTGAAGCTGTGACCAGTGATGCAACACACAAAAGTTGCATCGTGTACAGTCACAGCAACAGAGGTTGCTATCAGTGTCTCATCTGTTCAACTAATTATGGACCTGACTTTTTCTTAGTTTAGGTTCTCTGTCACTTTTTCCTTTTTCCATCCTGTTGTTGGTGTTTTGCAAGGCAGCATCCTATCTGTTACTCTGTTCTTTTTGAAGATAAATAGCATTGTTGACGTGGTAAATCCCGGGTTTGATAGTTCTTTGTGGAtgacttttgtatttcttgttcGTCAAAAaatatgtccatccatccatccatccatccatccattttcttccgctttatctggagtcgggttgcaggggcagcagctcaagcaaagccgcccagacctcccgatccacacacacctcccccagctcctccgggggaaccccaaggcgttcccaagccagccgagagatgtagtccctccagcgtgtcctgggtcttccctggggcctcctcccagtgggacgtgcccggaacacctctccagcgaggcgtccagggggcatccggaaaagatgcccgaggcacctcaactgactcctttcgacgtggaggagcagtggctcgactccgagctcctcccgagtgacaaaaTATGTTACTTATCACAAAATATGTTATTTATGGAAACGGTCTTGCAACATTGTTTACATAGGATTGAAAGTTGGGCTGATGTGAATGGTTTTTGCTTCTCTAAAACCAAGACTGTGTTCATTTTTGTACTAAATGATCGGTGCACCCTGATCCTGAAGTTAAACTAAATGACACTATCATTCCTGTAGTTCAACAGACTAAATATCTTGGCGTAATCTTTGATAATAAGCTTACTTTCAAGGCACATATTGATTATGTGAGGTGAAAATGCCTTAAACCCTTAGCCCTGCTAAAGGTTGTGTCAAAAATGGATTGGGGTGGGTGCTGATCGCATTGTACTTGTCCGCCTCTATAGATCTCTAGTTAGATCTAAATTGGATTATGGTTGTGCAGTTTATAGCTCTGCCCGTAAGTCTTACATTAAAAAGTTGAAACCAATTCAGAATCAAAGTCTCCGACTTTGTCTGGGAGCATTTCGTACCTCTCCTATGCAGTCCCTATGCAGTCCCTTTATGTGGAGGCAAATGATTTACCATTACATTTAAGATATGAAAAGTTATCTCTACACTACGCAATTAAACTAAAAAATAACTGTCACAATCCGACGTATGGTGGTACCTTTATGCCACGATATTGTAATTTCTATACTTGTAATTGTATATGTAATGTAACAGCTATTAAACCTTTTGGTTTACGTATTAAAGACGCTCTATTGCGCATACTCAGTTCTACTAATATAGCTTCTTTCCGCATTCCTCATATTCCACCTTGGATGCTCATTGACCCAGTACTTGATTTATCATTAAGGCCGTTTAAAAAGAGTTTTACCAATGATTTAAtctttttgaccaaatttgaagaaatGAGGTATAAATACTGACATTATTTTGAGATCTATACAGATGGGTCGATAGACCAGAATAAAGTAGGTGCAGCTTGTGCAAGTGGCCCTCTTCAACGGCAAATTAGATTACCAGACAGTTCTTCTATTTATACACCCGAGTTGCTTGCCCTGAAAATGGCTTTGGGTGTTAAAGAGAACACTGCccacagatgttttttttttatttatacagaCTCTCTGTCTAGTTTGACAGCTTTGCAGGGCAAAACTTATAAACATCCTTTTATTGTTCAGCTTTTGGAAACTTTATATAACATCAGTACATTAGGTAGCAAGTAATATTTGCCTGGATCCCTAGTCATACAGGCATTAAGGGGGAATGAAAAAGCTGACAAGTTGGCAAAAGAAGCTCTTGCTATGGATGTCACAGAACAGTTATACCTTTGGGCAAGGTTTTTTGTTCCAGTTGCCTAGTCTTTTGGAGGAGACTTTCAGCTGTTAGGCCCGTGTAAGGGAGGGACACACCTTTTGTACGCTAACAAACCTGCTTCGTTTGTCGTAAAGAGTTGGGATTTATCCCGGTGAAGTAGTCACATTCCTAACCTATTGATAGCCTGCTGTTTAACCTGTAATGCATGACATTGTGGTGAATTTTGTGTTTATTGTACCATGTAAATATTTGGAAACTGTTTGACACTCATATGGATGGCACTTATGTGTTGGTAGTGTCGTTAATTTCTTATCAGTCATTCAATCCAtcctgttgttttttgtttttcaccagttGGCAAGTCGTTCTGTCCGTCAACAGATTATTCCCATGCTGACTATGCGGTTGCTGCTAGCCAAAGGCTGTGACCCCCGTAGTGGCCATAGCATGCGGGTTGTCCAAACGGATGCTGCCACTCTCCTGCATCTCATCACCACTTTGGAGGCTGCCCTTGCTGCATTAAAAACGGCATATGCTCGCCGCATCCTGCGCAACATCAATTAACCACCGCCGTCCAGGCTCATATTTTAGACCATTTCAACAAGCTAATTTGGCTCAACAGGCCTCTTGAATCTTGATGTTACCATTTGTAGCCACCGTGTCATATTTGTACTAATCGAAGTGGGAAGCACCGGCTGTTTACTTCTTCAATGGAAACATAAGGAATGTAAAGCCTTAACAGTCAGTCACTGTACCCCAGACTGTGCACGTGTCTCCTGGAGAACACAGAAATCCAGATGTGGACATCTGTGACATGTCGGTGAACTCTAAAATGTCATTTCAGGCCTGAATATTCCTGATAGCAGTTGGACCTCGACGTGAATAGTCATTAAATGATGAGACTGAGGATGATTAACATGAAACCTGAATGGTATTTAACCAGGGGTCTGCTCCTCAGAGCCTTTAACAAATCAGCTTCTGCTAAACACAATGATCACTGTCTCAGTCGTTAATGAAATACAACTGTGTTGTACACGTGATTATAGAGGACTGAATCTCTCAAAGTACTGAGACAGGATTAAAACTGTAAGATGGACAAGAAGTGCCATTcctgtggtgtgtcagtgatgtaaaGGCAGTGAAATTAATCTTTGTCAACATTCAAACAGAACAGTTCTCACACTGAAAATGATGACCAAGGTATGATGGCAGGAGACTTTCCCTGAAATATGATGATTGATCTGTTTAAAttaacagtggatttgttttgtattgagatttttttttattctatacAAATGACCAAGTGTACAGTTTTTCCTCCTAATCTTTTATACAATATCTATATGTTAATAGTCAAGCGGCCtctgtgtatgcatgtgtatggcatcaatcatggagaaactggggagagctgacattttccgtttggtatgcttatgtattttgagtcaaggatgaatgccgctaaaatagaacattgatatttttggagaaactatggatatttgctaacaacactgaacaatggacattgataattacattctaggctcacatgccattccagcagggggcggtaaatcatctatatttaAAGCCAAGTGGCGTCTGTGTACATGTAAGCGTATGTGCCtgagtttatttagtaagttcaatgtaagtacataatgtatgttaaaaatacatggatgacacaagaaagtgaaaacacttacttccattgtggtccatttaaaaatcaaatgacaaaatagaagtaataataaaatactactactaataataatagtgtgtatataacaagaacctaaaccacttacagtagtgttcacaataataatagtgctatgtgactaaaaagactaaaccaggttttgagtatttcttattgttacatgggaaacaagataccagtagattctcacaaatccaacaagaccaagcattcatgatatgcacactcttaaggctatgaaattgggctattagttaaaaaaaaagtagaaaagggggtgttcacaataatagtagcatctgctgttgacgctacaaactcaaaactgttatgttcaaactgctttcttagcaatcctgtgaatcactaaaccagtatttagttgtataaccacagtttttcatgatttcttcacatctgcgaggcattttgttggtttggaaccaagattttgcttgtttactagtgtgcttggggtcattgtcttgttgaaatacccatttcaagggcatgtcctcttcagcataaggcaacatgaccttttcaagtattttgacatatccaaactgatccatgatacctggtctgcgatatataggcccaacaccatattaggagaaacatgcccatatcatgatgcttgcaccaccatgcttcactgtcttcactgtgaactgtggcttgaattcagagtttgggggtcgtctcacaaactgtctgcggtccttggacccaaaaagaacataccagtccacaaaatattccttcatttctctttaggccagttgatgtgttctttggcaaattgtaacctcttctgcacgtcttttatttaacagagggactttgcgggggattcttgcaaataaattagcttcacacaggcgtcttccaactgtcacagcacttacaggtaactccagactgtctttgatcatcctggggctgatcaatgggtgagcctttgccattctggttattcttctatccattttgatggttgttttctgtttttttctattggagatcattgtagatgaacagcctataatttttgcacctgcatataagttttcccctctccagtcaactttttaatcaaactacgctgttcttctgaacaatgtcttgaatgtcacattttcctcaggctttcaaagagaaaagcatgttcaacaggtgctggcttcatctttaaataggggacacctgattcacacctgtttgttccacaaaattgacaaactcactgactgaatgccacactactattattatgaacatccccttttctactttttttttttttttttttttaaactaatggcccaatttcatagccttaagagtgtgcatatcatgaatgcttggtcttgttggatttctgagaatctactgaatgtactggcaccttgtttcccatgtaacaataagaaatatactcaaaacctggattaatctttttagtcacatagcactactattattctgaacactactgtataagtacATTAAGACAGACAATGGAAATGTACATGATGTCGGTCAAGTTGTTTGCTAAACACAaaactgttgtcgtgctaattgCCAGTGTGTATtgcaaattaaatgaaataaaaatactaaACAGACTGCATGAGTAACATGATCTTTTATGCACTGATGCTGCGCTACAGAACCGCCTCGCGTCGTGGATGACAAACACCCCAGGCAGACGACGTGAAGAAGGAAACATCCACTTAACCTTGATGTTTTGCGTCTCATTCATGAGACGTTTGTACCTGCAGCCTTTAGCAGGAAATCCAGGGCATTCAAACTTTTCAGGGCTTGTTACTCATACAGATAAGAtaagatgccttttattgtcattgaataAAATTCAATAAAATTTACCTTGTCTAACATAAAACCTCATACAACAATTTAAGACTAAagacaaaaatacacattcaacTATATACACATAAAATACAGTAGGCAAAGAAATGCAACAGGGAATAACAAAAAGTGCTGTACCCATAGCAGCTATATAGATAGTGCAATGTACCAGGAGTTGCAAgccctgtaaataaataaataaataaaaacaggctAGATATGCAGAATACATAATTACAGTCCCTAAAaagatgtgtgcatgtgtgtcgatAACTACAAAATGATGTGTATATGAAAAAACTACAAAGGAGGGCAAGGGCTAATAGCTCTAACAGCCCTAGGAAAAAACTGTCTCTCTGTTTGTAGTAACTCTTATATTTCTGTACCGTTGATGGAATCGGTACAATCTGTGGCCCGGGTGACTGGGCTCTGCAGCGATAGATTTAGCCCTTTTCTTGACACGACCCTCATAAATGGAGTCCAAGTCTGGGAGGGGGCAGCCAACAATGCCCTGTGCTGTCCTCACTACCTGTGCCAGACTCTTCTTATCCTGGGCCGTACAGCTGCCGTACCACACAGTCACACTAGAGGATGCTTTCTATTGTGACCCTGTAAAAGTTTGCCAGCAG
The nucleotide sequence above comes from Thalassophryne amazonica chromosome 10, fThaAma1.1, whole genome shotgun sequence. Encoded proteins:
- the commd2 gene encoding COMM domain-containing protein 2 — translated: MLLVFSEEHKEHLSFLPKVDATVVSEFGRIALEFLKRGTSPKVYEGAARKLNVPVEVVQHGVEGLMYLMTESSKHMISEVNFLDSLLVLGFGDELNQILLQLYLQHRNQIRSILSLLPSNLPAYHNLEWRLDVQLASRSVRQQIIPMLTMRLLLAKGCDPRSGHSMRVVQTDAATLLHLITTLEAALAALKTAYARRILRNIN